One Ahaetulla prasina isolate Xishuangbanna chromosome 1, ASM2864084v1, whole genome shotgun sequence DNA window includes the following coding sequences:
- the MRPL34 gene encoding large ribosomal subunit protein bL34m — MISPVGARSMSSLFWQRGISSAFSTPWQQIINSFRSVECASAFQSIPRPVVPWNYQQIRPKSRGNEYQPSNIKRKHKHGWIRRIRTASGIEVILRRMLKGRKSLSH, encoded by the exons ATG ATATCTCCGGTTGGTGCACGAAGTATGAGCTCTCTCTTTTGGCAGCGTGGAATCTCCTCTGCTTTTTCCACCCCGTGGCAACAGATTATTAACTCCTTTCGGTCAGTAGAGTGTGCCAGTGCTTTCCAAAGCATTCCTAGGCCGGTTGTGCCCTGGAACTATCAGCAGATTCGTCCAAAAAGCCGGGGCAATGAGTACCAGCCATCGAATATCAAGCGAAAGCACAAACATGGATGGATTAGACGTATCCGCACTGCCAGTGGGATAGAAGTGATCCTTCGAAGAATGCTCAAAGGCAGAAAATCTCTGAGTCATTAA